The following are encoded in a window of Perca fluviatilis chromosome 21, GENO_Pfluv_1.0, whole genome shotgun sequence genomic DNA:
- the kcnj16 gene encoding inward rectifier potassium channel 16 — protein sequence MHNQYISVSPIDDITLKTENGPQPKKHRYVRKEGSCNVAFRHVPEECLLFVTDIFTTLVEIRWRVMFLIFALSYILSWLFFGILYWVIALANGDTSNMTNEPCMYEVHSFTAAFLFSLETQTTIGYGYRGMSENCTIAIIVVTIQDVISCFIDTFVIGIVVAKMASARKRAQTVGFSNNAVINLRDGCLCLSFRIGDFRRNHLVEGTACAQIVRSTVHNTGKMDVTFEDLVIQQKDIVLVTPTTVFHRIERGSPLYKMSLVDLRKEDFELVVSFTYTDDRSGMLHQTRTSYTPAEIYWGLMFQEMIRVSRKHYRVDYSLFNTTAKVLVPEVSAEEYEYKKQRLLCPRYSPQPSPGPSPQPNHHEKLMKPPTVTVELVKDSCPELTVSTYQEDYQYQDTSTLPNANTEM from the coding sequence ATGCATAACCAATACATATCTGTGAGCCCCATCGATGACATCACTCTGAAGACCGAGAATGGACCTCAACCAAAGAAACACCGCTACGTACGCAAAGAGGGCAGCTGTAACGTCGCATTTCGCCACGTTCCCGAGGAGTGTCTCCTGTTTGTGACCGACATCTTCACCACCTTGGTGGAGATCAGATGGAGGGTAATGTTCCTGATCTTTGCCTTGTCTTACATCCTGTCCTGGCTTTTCTTCGGCATCCTCTACTGGGTCATCGCTCTCGCTAACGGCGATACCAGTAACATGACAAATGAGCCCTGCATGTACGAAGTGCACAGTTTCACCGCTGCTTTCCTGTTCTCGCTTGAAACTCAAACAACCATTGGCTACGGTTACAGAGGAATGTCCGAGAACTGCACGATTGCCATTATCGTCGTCACTATACAAGACGTCATCAGCTGCTTCATCGATACGTTTGTCATCGGAATTGTTGTCGCCAAAATGGCCTCGGCCAGAAAGAGGGCACAGACAGTGGGCTTCAGCAACAACGCCGTCATCAATCTTCGTGATGGTTGCTTGTGTCTTTCCTTTAGAATCGGGGACTTCCGCAGGAACCACCTAGTGGAGGGGACGGCATGCGCTCAGATTGTCCGTTCCACCGTGCATAACACAGGGAAAATGGACGTGACATTTGAAGATCTGGTCATCCAGCAGAAGGACATCGTCCTTGTCACGCCTACCACCGTCTTCCACAGGATCGAACGCGGCAGCCCTCTGTACAAGATGAGTTTGGTAGATCTCAGGAAAGAAGACTTTGAGCTGGTGGTGTCCTTTACCTACACGGACGACCGCAGTGGTATGCTGCATCAGACCCGAACCTCGTACACTCCAGCAGAAATCTACTGGGGTCTGATGTTCCAGGAGATGATCAGGGTCAGCAGGAAGCACTACAGGGTGGATTACTCCTTGTTTAATACAACCGCTAAGGTGCTGGTGCCCGAAGTCAGTGCTGAGGAGTACGAATACAAGAAGCAGCGGCTGCTCTGTCCCAGATATTCCCCGCAACCTTCACCCGGACCTTCCCCACAGCCAAATCATCATGAAAAACTTATGAAACCCCCAACAGTAACTGTAGAACTTGTAAAAGATAGTTGTCCTGAACTAACTGTTTCAACATATCAAGAAGACTATCAATATCAAGACACGTCGACTCTGCCCAatgcaaatacagaaatgtaA